A single region of the Ctenopharyngodon idella isolate HZGC_01 chromosome 21, HZGC01, whole genome shotgun sequence genome encodes:
- the mrps12 gene encoding 28S ribosomal protein S12, mitochondrial-like, producing MSFLGSLRPMLSSVLQASHSVPFWSGPLFTRTMATLNQMHRRGKPPPPRPKISATFGHPQLKAVVLKTMIRKPKKPNSANRKCARVRLSNGQEAVVYIPGEGHNLQEHNVVLVKGGRTQDLPGVKLKVVRGKYDCAHVVKKKQ from the exons ATGTCTTTTCTTGGAAGTCTGAGACCAATGCTCTCGTCTGTTTTGCAGG CATCGCATTCTGTACCTTTCTGGTCTGGACCCCTCTTCACCAGGACCATGGCCACTCTGAATCAGATGCACCGTAGGGGCAAACCTCCCCCTCCTCGTCCAAAGATCAGTGCCACATTTGGGCATCCACAGCTCAAAGCTGTAGTTCTGAAGACCATGATCAGGAAACCCAAGAAGCCCAACTCAGCCAACCGCAAGTGTGCACGAGTACGTCTTTCCAATGGTCAAGAAGCTGTTGTGTACATCCCAGGGGAAGGACACAACCTCCAGGAGCACAATGTGGTGCTGGTAAAAGGAGGGAGGACACAGGACTTACCAGGGGTCAAACTCAAGGTGGTCAGGGGCAAATATGACTGTGCACATGTCGTAAAGAAGAAGCAGTAA